One region of Trinickia violacea genomic DNA includes:
- a CDS encoding DUF1571 domain-containing protein, which yields MQRFKSGPVLRLPCSLSLRCAARAARVAAIGTPRTLALSAAAAALLFSGSQAAYAQSGTASAAAAQADPAALAEAAVKPPTVPAAQAGKLPLGAQVLWLRRAAQSGMLEALDDDALVALFTSLDPRTLSRYIAAGPNGYPSYEFTMLRQERLRGVFPDKPDHMLVRLTRDPLRIYVKWLPDGAHAGQELIYDSTLRSDEMYGHLGGILSVMPLWTSLNGALARAQSNHNVRELGTEFIAQQFLADSKKFETAGVERSQKIEVKTLAGVRVVAFTFESPTGRPEFYAKKETLGLDLRHPYFRSVESYDNDGRIFERIVFDSITPKALPDDTFDPKNPAYKF from the coding sequence GCGAACGCTGGCACTATCCGCCGCGGCCGCCGCACTGCTGTTCTCCGGCTCGCAGGCCGCCTATGCGCAAAGCGGCACGGCGAGCGCAGCCGCTGCGCAAGCGGACCCGGCCGCGCTCGCCGAGGCCGCCGTGAAGCCGCCCACGGTGCCGGCCGCGCAGGCCGGCAAGCTGCCGCTCGGCGCGCAGGTGCTGTGGCTGCGGCGCGCCGCCCAAAGCGGCATGCTGGAGGCGCTCGACGACGACGCGCTCGTCGCCCTCTTCACCTCGCTCGATCCGCGCACGCTGTCGCGCTACATCGCGGCGGGGCCGAACGGCTACCCATCTTACGAATTCACGATGCTGCGCCAGGAGCGCCTTCGCGGCGTGTTTCCCGACAAGCCCGATCACATGCTCGTGCGTCTCACGCGCGATCCGCTGCGCATCTACGTGAAGTGGCTGCCCGACGGCGCGCACGCGGGGCAGGAATTGATCTACGACTCGACGCTGCGCTCCGACGAAATGTACGGGCACTTGGGCGGCATCCTCAGCGTGATGCCGCTGTGGACGTCGCTGAACGGCGCGCTCGCGCGGGCGCAGTCGAATCACAACGTGCGAGAGCTCGGCACCGAATTCATCGCGCAGCAGTTCCTCGCCGACAGCAAGAAGTTCGAGACCGCCGGTGTCGAGCGCTCGCAGAAGATCGAAGTGAAGACGCTCGCGGGTGTGCGCGTCGTCGCGTTTACGTTCGAATCGCCGACGGGCCGGCCCGAGTTCTACGCGAAGAAGGAAACGCTCGGGCTCGATTTGCGGCATCCGTACTTCCGCTCGGTCGAGTCCTACGACAACGACGGCCGGATCTTCGAGCGCATCGTGTTCGACAGCATCACGCCGAAAGCCCTGCCCGACGATACGTTCGATCCGAAGAATCCGGCTTATAAGTTCTGA